The following coding sequences lie in one Planctomycetia bacterium genomic window:
- a CDS encoding DUF393 domain-containing protein encodes MATVAERKPEQTLPRPDERPAAAVVIYDGECRICSSQIARLARWDGGGRLAFLSLHDPETTERYPDLSHEALMADMYIVDQAGRRYRGAEALRYLSAKLPTLWWLAPLLHVPGTLPIWQRLYRMFAKRRYRFGKIESCENGSCRINAS; translated from the coding sequence ATGGCCACTGTGGCGGAACGAAAACCTGAGCAGACCTTGCCCCGGCCGGACGAGCGGCCCGCGGCGGCGGTCGTGATTTACGACGGCGAATGCCGCATTTGCTCTTCGCAGATCGCCCGACTGGCCCGCTGGGATGGCGGCGGTCGGTTAGCGTTTCTGTCGTTGCACGATCCGGAAACCACCGAGCGCTACCCGGACTTGTCGCACGAAGCCTTGATGGCGGATATGTACATCGTCGATCAGGCCGGCCGGCGATATCGCGGCGCCGAGGCGCTACGTTACCTCTCCGCCAAATTGCCGACATTGTGGTGGCTCGCGCCGCTGCTGCATGTGCCGGGCACGCTGCCGATCTGGCAGCGCCTCTACCGCATGTTCGCCAAACGCCGGTATCGCTTCGGAAAAATCGAAAGCTGCGAAAACGGCTCTTGCCGAATCAACGCGTCCTAA
- a CDS encoding M28 family peptidase, which translates to MLLAFAIAALSILPALAEELTLEKIPFNGARAYDYLNQLCDIGPRVTASRGMKRQQELLTKHFEQLGAKVTLQKFIERQGGAGQKTNMANLIVEWHPEAKERILLCAHYDTRPFPDRDPVKPQGTFVGANDGGSGVALLMELGNEMLKLKCKYGVDFVFFDAEEFVYDEREKYFVGSEKFARQYALQKKTRKFDYRWGVLLDMVGDADLQLPQERNSISWSEVRPLVAEIWGTAKRLGVKEFVPQVGMEIRDDHLELFNTGKIPTCDIIDFDYGPGHGYWHTEQDIPAHCSALSLAKVGWVISEWLKTAK; encoded by the coding sequence TTGCTTCTAGCGTTCGCCATCGCCGCCCTCTCGATATTGCCGGCTCTGGCGGAAGAACTCACGCTCGAAAAAATCCCCTTCAACGGCGCTCGGGCGTACGACTACCTTAATCAACTCTGCGACATCGGCCCGCGCGTCACCGCTTCCCGAGGTATGAAGCGGCAACAAGAGTTACTCACCAAGCATTTCGAACAGCTTGGCGCAAAAGTCACGCTCCAGAAGTTCATCGAGCGGCAAGGTGGCGCCGGTCAGAAGACCAACATGGCCAACCTGATCGTCGAATGGCATCCGGAGGCCAAGGAGCGCATCTTACTTTGCGCCCACTACGACACACGCCCCTTTCCGGATCGCGATCCAGTGAAACCGCAGGGCACGTTCGTCGGTGCCAATGACGGCGGCAGCGGCGTGGCCCTGCTCATGGAACTGGGCAACGAGATGCTGAAGCTCAAGTGCAAATATGGCGTCGACTTCGTGTTTTTCGATGCCGAAGAGTTCGTCTATGACGAACGCGAGAAGTATTTTGTCGGTTCGGAGAAGTTTGCGCGCCAGTACGCGCTGCAAAAGAAGACACGAAAGTTTGACTACCGCTGGGGCGTGTTGCTGGACATGGTCGGCGACGCGGATTTGCAACTTCCCCAGGAGCGGAACAGTATCTCCTGGAGCGAGGTGCGGCCGCTGGTCGCGGAGATCTGGGGCACCGCCAAGCGGCTGGGCGTGAAAGAATTCGTCCCCCAGGTCGGCATGGAAATCCGCGACGATCACCTGGAACTTTTCAACACCGGCAAGATTCCGACCTGCGATATCATCGACTTCGACTACGGGCCCGGGCACGGCTACTGGCACACCGAGCAAGACATTCCGGCCCATTGTTCGGCACTCAGTCTGGCGAAGGTCGGCTGGGTGATTTCCGAGTGGCTCAAGACCGCCAAGTAA